One region of Citrus sinensis cultivar Valencia sweet orange chromosome 6, DVS_A1.0, whole genome shotgun sequence genomic DNA includes:
- the LOC112495863 gene encoding uncharacterized protein LOC112495863, whose protein sequence is MSKDQEAIDQSIMLKAKQQQFEHMNLMFGEICDKLERQDTAIANLQRGQQPIAPNVRGNQGRAVMGEEDGDDVDDFDDQATVDMRGRDNRRARRIDRDLGSIKLKIPSFQGKHDPEAYLEWEKKVELVFDCHNYSEEKKVKLAAVEFTDYAIIWWDQLVLSRRRNRERPINTWEEMKAIMRRRFVPSHYYRELHQRLQSLTQGSRSVEDYLKEMEIIMIRANIEEEREATMARFLHGLNQDIANVVDLQHYVELEDMVHMAMKVERQLKKKGSTRTNLGSSSSRKSKWSKDEKVVSKPKIEPIKDHKEGGNQSKGKSDSQHSRNRDIKCFKCLGTSHIASQCPNKRVMILRDDGDVETESESDDDPMPPLEDANDGVEYLVDGKLMVARRALNMQVKEDAEVQRDNIFHTRCHIKDKVCSMIIDGGSCTNVASTRFLFAINLFRTFLGS, encoded by the coding sequence atgtcaaaagatcaagaagctATAGACCAATCAATCATGCTCAAAGCCAAGCAAcaacaatttgagcacatgAATCTGATGTTTGGAGAGATCTGTGACAAATTGGAGAGGCAAGACACTGCCATAGCCAATCTACAAAGGGGgcaacaaccaatagctcCTAATGTAAGAGGTAATCAAGGGCGTGCTGTCATGGGAGAAGAAGATGGCGATGACgtagatgattttgatgaccaGGCCACCGTTGACATGCGTGGAAGAGATAATAGAAGGGCAAGACGTATAGATCGTGATTTGGGGAgtataaaactgaaaattccttcttttcaAGGTAAACATGATCCGGAAGCTTATTTAGAGTGGGAAAAAAAGGTGGAGCTAGTATTTGATTGCCACAACTACTCTGAggagaaaaaggtaaaactaGCTGCTGTTGAATTTACTGATTATGCTATTATTTGGTGGGATCAACTTGTTTTGAGTAGGAGACGAAATCGTGAAAGGCCTATAAACACTTGGGAGGAGATGAAGGCCATTATGAGGAGGAGATTTGTTCCTAGTCATTATTATAGGGAGCTGCACCAAAGGCTTCAAAGTCTTACACAAGGTTCTAGAAGTGTGGAAGATTACCTCAAGGAGATGGAAATAATCATGATTCGAGCCAACATTGAAGAAGAACGAGAGGCCACTATGgcaagatttttacatgggTTAAATCAAGATATTGCTAATGTGGTTGACTTGCAGCACTATGTTGAGTTGGAAGACATGGTTCACATGGCCATGAAAGTGGAACgacaattgaaaaagaaaggttccactagaaccaatttgggttcatcttcctcacggaagtcaaaatggagcaaagatgaaaaggtTGTTTCAAAGCCTAAGATTGAGCCAATCAAGGATCATAAAGAGGGAGGCAACCAAAGTAAAGGTAAATCTGATTCCCAACACTCTAGAAATAGAgatattaagtgttttaaatgtttggggACAAGTCATATTGCATCTCAATGcccaaataaaagagtaatgatctTGAGGGATGATGGTGATGTTGAAACCGAGAGTGAATCAGATGATGATCCTATGCCACCTTTGGAGGATGCTAATGATGGTGTAGAATATCTAGTTGATGGTAAGTTGATGGTTGCTAGGCGTGCTCTCAACATGCAAGTTAAAGAGGATGCGGAGGTACAACGTGATAACATCTTTCATACTAGATGCCACATCAAAGATAAGGTATGTAGTATGATAATTGATGGAGGAAGTTGTACTAATGTAGCTAGCACAAGGTTTTTGTTTGccataaatctgtttagaactttcttgggaagttga